Proteins encoded together in one Lathyrus oleraceus cultivar Zhongwan6 chromosome 5, CAAS_Psat_ZW6_1.0, whole genome shotgun sequence window:
- the LOC127082229 gene encoding uncharacterized protein LOC127082229, with protein sequence MESSKRNIYSFKIKDPDLRSLCDLVSQMHPVYRINFGKNYGNLLSILNQQVNHTTLITLAQFYDLPLRCFTFQDFQLAPTLEEFERLVRIPMKNKPLFEGIYEPLPLEVIASALHMDEKEAEANLETKGNTKGFSLSFLLEKAHTLLKAESWDACYSAIALAIYGVVLFPNMDGFVDMTAICVFFTGNLVPTLLADVYYYISHRYTKKKGLIVCCAPLLYQWFLEHIPKTGAWVEQTDVSWPQRLGSLRSEDLSWYSKEYINMDIIFSCGDFPNLPLIGT encoded by the coding sequence atggaatcaagcaaaagaaacatttacTCCTTCAAGATCAAAGATCCCGATCTAAGGAGCTTATGTGACTTGGTCTCTCAGATGCACCCAGTATACAGAATCAACTTTGGAAAGAATTATGGCAACCTGCTCAGCATCCTCAATCAACAAGTGAACCATACAACCTTAATCACTTTAGCCCAATTCTATGACctacctttaagatgcttcacattccaagacttccaGCTAGCACCAACGTTGGAAGAATTCGAGCGTCTTGTTAGGATTCCTATGAAGAACAAGCCACTATTTGAAGGGATATATGAACCTTTGCCCCTTGAGGTCATTGCTAGTGCGCTTCACATGGATGAAAAGGAAGCAGAGGCTAACTTAGAGACCAaagggaataccaaaggattttcactaagttttcttttggaaaaaGCTCATACCCTATTGAAGGCAGAAAGTTGGGATGCTTGTTACTCTGCTATTGCATTGGCCATCTATGGCGTCGTCCTGTTCCCGAATATGGATGGTTTCGTAGACATGACTGCCATTTGTGTTTTCTTTACTGGGAACCTAGTACCCACTTTGTTAGCCGATGTCTACTATTACATAAGTCATAGGTATACTAAGAAGAAGGGATTGATTGTTTGTTGTGCTCCTTTATTATATCAGTGGTTTCTAGAACATATTCCGAAGACAGGTGCTTGGGTTGAACAGACAGATGTTAGTTGGCCTCAGAGATTGGGATCACTCCGATCTGAAGATCTCTCTTGGTACTCCAAAGAATACATCAACATGGATATTATATTCAGTTGTGGAGATTTCCCAAATCTACCGCTTATTGGAACTTAA